The genomic region AAACCTGTGAGAAACCACACAGCAGGTGAGAAGGCAGTGATGATAACTTTCGTCTTTTGTTAAACTGCCATGGGTGACTGGATTTGAAAGAAGGGGAATTTTATCTGCAAACCCACTGGATGGACTGGTGACTGGAGCGAATGCTCAAGAATGCACAAATTAAAAGATTTTTCATATTTAGGCTTCTGATGGCGATGTAACACCAAGTGAAAATACTTTTCTCTAAACTGTAGTTAGCATTGCATCATATCATGagtcagaaataaataagtcagAAAGCATACAATGGCTACCAGGCCCATCTACAAGGAGTGTTCCTTACCGGCATGACAAGTTTAAACAACATGAGTAATTCATCTCTGAACACTTTCCAGTCGGTCCTAAAATGGGTGGGTTCCTCTTGGCATTATGGCATGGGTTATCCAGGTGATTCTTACCACCTCTGGTGGTTAGGAGAGGAATAGACCACTAATTATGTAGTTATGGGCAGGGGTTTGGTTCAGCAGGAGCCTACAGCAGGAGTTTGAGGGAATAAGCAAATTGTTGCTTATTTGTGGGTGCTTATTAAGaagctgtttctctctctctcgactggCTTGAGCAGACAGAACGGCTACTGTAACTCAaacaaccactctttacaaacacggtgagcagaaaagcatctcataacACGTCGAATCATAAGGTTGGGCTGGGAGACAACAGCAAGCTTCCgctcctgtcagccaggaaTCTGGCACTAAACTGGATACAGAATCTgggtggaagaaaaaaaaaaaaaaccccaccagcTGCTCTTTTTCGCACAAGTGAactagtgttcctaataaagtggaaggggtgtgtgcatgtgtgtactatttctttattataaatattaaaaagtgtATCACCTGTTAACGGTATCCTACACATTGTGAAGACGAACCGTGGAAGAACAAAGCAAGTGTATCAGTAAATTAAAACATATATGCCCGAGTTCAAATTTGCCTTAATTGGTAATTTGCCGTTTCATACAGGGTTTACTTCCTGTCTGTTCACGTCACTGCTGAGAATTTAGAACGCAATacggggaggaaaaaaataaaggctCTATAAGTTTCTAtagatttattttggtttaacCTCAAACTCTTTATTCCAATACAGTTACAGTAAAAGCAACCAAccaccacccacacacacacccacctaaacacactgcatgaaaaaaacatactttttcaaATCACAACAAACCTGGATGTCTCACGGCAACAACTGCGGTGGCAATTGCACAACTATCtgatgccctgtgtgtgtgtgtgtgtgtgtgaattctaTAAACGATAGATTGACTTATTTACTGTTTTCACCACAGCATCTTGTTTGCGAGCAGTCATTTTTAACAGGTAAACATAAAACCCCATGCTTAGACATTCAGGGCAACATTTAGAAGCAGATGTTGTAACTTTCCCGTCTGATTAAAGGTTACACCTCACAATGACACATTTGTGGATGTCTTCATTAGAAATTTGGAAGGTAACCGGGTTCTTTCTTACTACACGTCCCATATATACGCAGTACTATTTGTGCATGTGGATTACATGTACGGTACGTGTATGCTTCAAATGTCAGTTTTGTATGTTAATCGTATGttctgtacaatttttttttttatattttatttttaaaaatagtttttatttgtttagacGTACTTAATCTTTCTAGCACTTTGGGTAACGGCAGCTGTGTTGAGTTTtatctgtgtaaaaaaaataaaaggttttatttttttaactgtacttatttatttatttgtccttGTGCTTGCCATCGTCCGAAAACCACAATAAATCAGATGATCCTGTGGGATAAAACCACACAGCACACGAGAAGGAAGTCATTAAAAGTGATTTATCTTTTTAAACTGTCACGGCCAACCGGATTTGGTACTACACTGTGTGTAGGAAGAATGTAGAAATAAAAAGATTTGGTCATATTTTGGCGTTCGATGTAGTTTCAAAAATAccaatttgttaaaaaaaaaaaaaaagggaattatgttgtgataaaaaatccaaaataaatcagaataatttagtattttatcatcttcaaagtagacaccattttcacctagaatttccagaaatgaattcttggcattttctcacctgatttcttgaggaatttccctgagatgatttttaaaccgtattaaaggagttcccacctacgctggactcttatcggctgcttttcagaatatttctctccgagtcgtccgtttaagaaaagattattttgtgaataaaatgttagttttctaatgaaagaaatgaatatgtcagcacgattatttttttgtctacaacaccgatttcacacatttaatcatacaccttcagatcaaaagctttttaacatcatgagaaacatttcagtcgagtgtttataaacttttgactggtagtgtgtgtgaacatcttttactggaaaaaataaaaaaacacttaagttttcatttcctgttcccTTTATAGATTTGAGGAGGGAACAGTTCAGCACTTATACCCAGGCTCCCACAGCAGagagttcatttttttctacccaaattTCATGCTGTTCTACCATCAAAATTAAAGGagctaaaaatatttttttccagtaatCCATTTGACGAGGAACAGATGGATCTCGAAGGTCTGTATAAACAATACTTTTTCAAATGGGTATATAAAActgttagatttccatgtatcccaggaatctcagattatgcctgTCAGATCTTCTGTCATGCCTTCCAGGCTGTTctacaattacttctattaacttttagttctgtgctgctatgagctagaaagtgtgatTTGCCTCAGAGCGTTTCAGATCGATCTGGGGAGCCTAAGtgaacacacacggacacatgcatgctcaaatagacatccgagtttattcatgcaaaccaagagtatttatacacattgataacaagCAGTgtgtggacggtttctactggtccaggtgtcagacagacagtgctgtgtgttaaacaaaacacacagccataatacaaaataagtcctgtgtcatgttgacatagaaatatataataatataatcaaggatagcagttaatcagcttatttaaataggtaattaaatgaatacattcatcataggtatttgatagcagttcagaatataagagagtacatgatataagagaatttcctttcaaaaactatttttttaatctataggCTATCCATCATTAACTGCACTTGGAGCATTGTATATATAAGTTTACTGCCGATGCAATTCTGGGCATTTCTTTAAAACAACAAGGTTCATTCCTTCATGTATGAGAAGATATCATAATGCAGAAACTAGGACAAAAACAACCTATTTTGCATGTTTAACAATACATGTTTTCCTTTACAGGTAGCAGTATGGCGAGCATGTTTGACTATATTGAAGATATCGATACCATTCCGGATCAACTGTGTCGCAAGGAAGCCGTGGCCAAACTAGGATCCATCGTTGTCCCGTTATTCTTCAGCATCGTGGTCGTGCTCAGTCTCACTGGTAACATCTTGGTTCTTGTGATTCTCGCGCTATATGAGAATCTGAAATCGTTGACCAACATCTTCATACTGAACTTGGCTCTGTCGGACCTGCTGTTCACTGTCGGACTGCCGTTCTGGGCGTGTTACTACATCTGGGGCTGGACTCTCGGAGACGCGGCGTGTAAAGCTGTCTGCTTGGTCTTCTACGCTGGATTTTACAGCAGCGTCGTGTTCCTGGTGCTAATGACCGTTCAGCGCTACACCGCTGTGGTGCACCCTCTCTCAGACTGGGAAAAAGGGCAGGGTAATGCACAGCGTTACGCAATCCCAATCGTCGGTTGGGTGATGAGCATCGCGGCGGCGTTGCCAGCCCCAATCTACAGCTCGGAAATGCCTGATCCAGAAGACGCCACACAACTCTACTGTGAATATAATTCCACTTACGCAAAGCTCGTGATTACATACGAacagaactgtttttttgtgtgcaccTTTTTGATTATGGGTTTTTGCTACTTCAGAATGCTGCAGATTGTCTTCAGGTCACGAAGCAACAAGAGACAGCGTACTATAAAACTCATCTTGTGCATTGCAGTCGTGTTCTTTTTCGGTTGGGCTCCTTATAACCTGgtaatttttttacaaacatttacCAATCTTAACGTCAAGTTTTTCACCATCTGTGAGGTCACGCATCATCTCGACTACGCCGAGTACGTCTGCAAGCTGCTGGCGTTTTCTCACTGCTGCCTTAATCCCGTGTTTTACGTTTTCGTCGGCGTGAAATTCAGGAATCATCTAAAGGAGATTCTGCAGAAGATTTTTCAAAGGCCAATCAACACGAGTACGCCACAAACACGAACTGCTAACGGTCAGTCCCTGGGCTCCttgtactgatactgatactgcaACGGTTACAGACGCAGTAATCGAGCTCTCTGATTCGGTGTAAATATGTTTAGAAAAGATTGATATATTTAATTGTGTaataattggcaccctgtccagggtgtaccccaccttgtgcccgatgctcctggtacaggctccaggttccccgtgaccctgaaaaggagtgagcggtatagaagatggatagatggatttgTGTAATACTGAACTAAGTCCATGCTGAAGTGCGAACTGTGACGTGGTGTTGAAAAGTGTTAATAGTATTTATACGCAGAAGtatgggaaaaaaacccccaaaaacacctcgttgatgagagagagcAGACGAGAACAGACGGACTGTTCCGATCTCAGGACACGTCGTATCTTAAAGCGTGCTTCAGCTCCTGCCAGCCAGGAATCTGACGCTATAGTAAAAACGAAtactcaccgaaactggacagatgaaaatCGGTGGGGAATAAAACCCTCGTCAGTTTGTCTTTTTGCACAGGcgaacaggtgttcctaataaaatggacgGTAATGTAGATTCTGTACActatttttgtattaaagattaaaataatGCATCAAACACTACTGTTCTCCTGCGCTCTGTGATTAGATAGAGTGAAAgaagaaagaggggaaaaagtgAATGCAAAGCCGCGAGTATGGTTAGCGCGGACCATGACTCCTACTGTGGCCGCAAATATTCGGGAACAATGAACGTACTTAGGGTTTACTTCCTCTCTGTTCACGTCACTGCTGAGATCAAGAACTTTCATAAAACAATTTCGAACacaatatggaaaaaaaaaaaaaacaatgtttctattgttggatttattttggtttaacCTTAAGCGCTTTATTccagtacagttacagtaaaAAACGCCTGCGCACGCTTTGTGAGAAAAGCATTTCACACGGAAATGTTTTTCAACCACATACATCACCAGACAGGAAGTGTGGCTTTCATAAACGTGAGCAAATGAGATTTTTCCTGTCTCAGATAAACGAGGGTTAAAAACAACACTGCAGGCTGGCTGTTATcgagaaaaagaaatgtttctacatttccACAAAGcagggataagattcctcaccTACAATGATCTGTTTACGTGATCTGTTTAAACGTTAATCGGAACGATTCGCTTATTGCTATAAAATAAGACAACTTGAAGAGGGCGTCAATCAACATTCTGCTTTTGCCATCACAAGCTGTCAGTTCACAAATCAAAAACTaaaaacgacaacaacaaaaaaactagaTTCTACTAGAAGACTAAAGTTGCGGAACTACTGCCAGAGTCgttcgttttttttctttctatcgaGTACTACggtattttatttcaaatactcTGGTAGCTTCACTAGACTCTTGACTCCTGCTCGATAGTGTtatgacacaaaaataaataaaatttaaaaagttgtGCTTGTATAGCTTGATCactgatattaaaaatatatttgagatTCAAGTACAAATCTTCAGTATAAACACGGTCACAAAATATTCTTCTGTAACGGTATCTAATGTaattatatagatataaaatGAACCTATAAGCAGACTATCTATAAGAAGTGACCATTTAAAAACGTCATAatgtcatataaaaaaaaaaaggaagaaaaagctACATCCATTTCTGTGGGTAGGGTCGTGAGAGCTAGCGTGTGCGGACTAGCGAAGCGATATAAACCCACACGGAGAGTACATTACTGGGGTAAGGGTGGACGTACACGGCCAGCGCAAACTCCACGTTAGGAGCCTCGGCACTATGGACGCCTGTGCTGCGCACGGCCTCGATGATCGGCCGAATCTCAGAGAACGGAAGGTGCAGGGGAAAGCCGGAGATCTgacataagcaaaaaaaaaaaaaaaaaggattacgggattaattaattaagacaAACGCTAATCATTAATTATTCCCTACCGGGGCAACTGAAAGGCTTGGCTTGGTCTAATACTCACCCTGTAGTCTCCCAGCAGGCTTTGCAGCTCGAGCCGATGCTCCTCGGCGACCTCGCGGCCTCCGCTCCGTTCCAGTTTGGGCAGGAAGTGACGTAACGTGGACGTGCAGTACCGGTTCCAGCGAGTCGGGTGTCTCGGGCGCCATTCCATGATCTTCTCCCTCAGCACCTTTTCTATCCTATTACAGAACGTAATGTTGGGGAGACAAAAGCGTTTCTCTCCCCTCaggagaaccccccccccaagtatTTTTAATTCCCCAGGCTCTGTCATCAGGACAAAAATCAAATGATGGCGACCCCCAATATCCAATCGATCAGAACAAGCAGGCCAATCAGATCAATCATCCTATCTGTTAATTCAGAAAGCTTACGTTTTAAGCGTTTTTTACTAAAGCTAGTTGAGttgtgggcgtggctttggAGCAGCACTGAAAGAAGGGGCTGTATTGGTTTCGTTGCCAAAAATCGCTTTTTATACTTTAAGACAGAAACTAATGGTTTTTCCTGAGATTCTTGATTTTGgatgaaaagtaaaaaattgaaataaaaaaaaaaaaaaaaaagtatttcaacATCACATGCATTTAGAATATGCTGAAAAATATACTTTAGGGAAAATCCCAAATGGATTCGATGCTTTACGGTGTTTTACGGTGTTTAGAGTCGAACACAACTccatacaaagagagagagacagagacagagagagagagagagaaagagagagagagagagagagagagcgagagagagcgagacaaagagagacagagagagagacagcgagagacagtgagagagacagagagagagagagagagcgagagacagagagacagagagagagagtgagagagagtttgtgtgtgttatgttatgGACACATACCTGTCCTGTAACTCTGCTGTAGCTGCCTTGTCTGTCCGTCTGTACACCAGCTCCTcaggcttcacacacacacacacacaatttacacCACAAAACTTCAGTTCTCCTCTCAAGgggtgttaattaatttatagtatttctgacaggtttataataatgccCTCTTTCgtatacattatcgtttctatagtaacaacttgtaCATGGACTTGCACAGCAGACGCTCGGCATTATCAGATTTACGGAATTGCCGATACAGTAtggtaaggagtctccagtgtcggtgcctTGTAAAACGTTCAGAAGTCCGTCACTGACTATTTGCCAGTAACAGCGCACCcacaagtgtttcattcctcactAAAACTCCGCAGACGTACGCCACTTTGTCAATTCGGATGAGATGAAagcgataataataataacgacaGGACAGCAGTGTGTCGGTCTGAGCTTTTGATTTCGCTCCAC from Ictalurus furcatus strain D&B chromosome 15, Billie_1.0, whole genome shotgun sequence harbors:
- the LOC128619272 gene encoding chemokine XC receptor 1-like; its protein translation is MDLEGSSMASMFDYIEDIDTIPDQLCRKEAVAKLGSIVVPLFFSIVVVLSLTGNILVLVILALYENLKSLTNIFILNLALSDLLFTVGLPFWACYYIWGWTLGDAACKAVCLVFYAGFYSSVVFLVLMTVQRYTAVVHPLSDWEKGQGNAQRYAIPIVGWVMSIAAALPAPIYSSEMPDPEDATQLYCEYNSTYAKLVITYEQNCFFVCTFLIMGFCYFRMLQIVFRSRSNKRQRTIKLILCIAVVFFFGWAPYNLVIFLQTFTNLNVKFFTICEVTHHLDYAEYVCKLLAFSHCCLNPVFYVFVGVKFRNHLKEILQKIFQRPINTSTPQTRTANGQSLGSLY